Part of the Paenibacillus sp. JNUCC32 genome is shown below.
TAGTTAGCTCCCAGCACCTTCAGCGACAAATCCTCGTTGTAATGGTGCTGGATATGATTCAGAATCTGCTGGATGACAGGGCTCTTCACGTCATTGTTGAGCGAATCGACCAGCCCGCCGACCCCATCCTTCACCGCTTTGATCAGATCGTCGATCGATACGGAATCCATAATATCGGTAATGGTGTTTTTCACGAAATCAGGGGCGGCCGTATACTGGATATCGTTCAGCTCCAGTTTCAGGCGAATGACCATTTCGACCGCGATGCTCTTCAAGGTCGTCGGGTTCATTCCCTGGGTGTGGCGAAGCCGGTCAAAATCGCTGTCGATCAGATCGAACAGCACCTGCTTGTCCCTTCCGGCGATGCCTTTGGCATAATCGGGCCACTGTACCGAATAGGATTCAGCCGCTTCTCCCTTTTTGGCCTGAACATCAACATAATCCACGTAGGAGGGCTGCTCCAGAACCAGATAGTATTCCTGGGCTTCCTTGGCATGGAGATAACTGTCCTTGTAATTCCCGCCGAGGCTCTCCACGCTGCCGAGCGAAATGCTCAGCTCTTCTTCATAGCACTGCTCCCGCACCTGCTGCAGCAGGCGGATTGCCCTCGCTTTTTCCGTATCTGGGTCTTTCATCATGAAGATGACCACATGATCGCCGTCGTTGTCCCGGAAATACAGAACGCCCGGCTCCTGGTCCATTAATTGATACAGGCAGTTCTCCAGCGGCGTGAAGTCCGCTCTCAGGATAGATGCCATAACATAGGGCAAATTGAGATTCAACCCCAGAAGGGTCGCCCGCTCCTCCAGCTCCTCCGGCTCGATCCGGTCGGTGATCCAGCGATACAGGATGTTGCTCCGCAAAATATTGATGTCATACTCGTCCAGTCTCATTTCCCTTCTGGATTTGTTCATTTTATCCGTTGTGCTTGCAATCGTTTCTTCCAGTTCCTTGAGGTTGATCGGCTTGAGCAGATAATTCTCGATCCCGAGCCGCATGCCTTCCTTCAAATAGGCAAAGTCGTCGAAACCGCTCAGGATAATCACCTTCAGATTACGGTTTAATTTGCGTGCGCCCTCGATCAGTTCAAGCCCCGTCATCACGGGCATCGATATATCCGTTATAAGAATGTCGACCGGAACGACCGCCATCTTCTCCAGTGCCTGACGGCCGTTCTCCGCATGACCGACCACCTCGATGCCATACTTCGACCAATCCACGACATCAACCAATCCCTCTATAATGAACGGCTCATCGTCCACGATAAATACCTTATACATCGTTATTCAGCTTCCTCTCTGTCACCGGAAATTTCACTGTCACCGTCGTTCCGTTACCCGGCTCGCTCTGGATGTCCATTCCGTACGAACTTCCATATGTCAGCTTTAATCGCTCATTCACGCTACGCAGACCAAACGATTCTCCGCTCGACTCGGCCACATCCAGCCGGGATTTGATGTCCTCGAGCCGCTGCGGCGGGATCCCTTTCCCGTTGTCCTTGATCTCGATATGGACCTCGTCATCCTCCTGCGTCGCGTTGACGGTCAGCCAGTTATCGTCCTGATCGCTGCGAAGGCCGTGAACGATATAATTCTCAATCAGCGGCTGCAGCGACATTTTGATCATCGGCACATGCTTGATTTGATCGTCGCAGTGCATTTTGTAAATATACTTGTCCTTATAGCGAATGCGAAACAGCTCCAGATAAAGCCTGCACGCCTCCAGCTCATCCTTCAGCGTGTAGTGGGACTTATGCTGAACGATATTCTTGAAGAGCATCGACAAGCTGTAGATCATATCGCCGACGTCCTGCGCCCCCTGCGAGAGAGCCCTCATTCGAATCACTTCGAGCGTGTTGTATAAAAAATGCGGGTTGATTCTAGCCTGCAGCGCAGACAGCTCCGCGTTCTTCTGGTTAATCTCCGCTTTATACACCTTATCGATGTAACGGGAAAGCTCATCCAGCATTTCATTGAAGCTGCCTGCGATTTGCCCCAGCTGATCGTCCTTGGTATCCTGCATCCGGGCCACGAACTCTCCCTTCTCGACCTTGCGCATAAAACGAATAATGTTATCGGTCCTTCTGGAGTAATTGACGATCATCAGGGAAGGGATGGACACCGCAATCACGATGCATAGCAGGGCAGCAATGATAATGGTGCTCTGCAAGCCATGGAACGATTCCGCGATTTCGCGCTTGGGCGTGATGCCCACCACCGTATAGCCTGCCTGATTATGGGCTGCCGTTGTAATATAGGATTCCTCATCGAGGGTCACGGTTTCCTTGGAATTCAGCAGCTGGTCGGCATACGGATACTTCTCGCCGTAATATTTGCCGGAGGAGTCAAACATCACGCGGCCGTCGCCCGACAACACCAGAACGGAGCCCTTCAGGGAATCGTCGCTGTTGTTCAGCACGGCATCCAGCGCTTCCGTTCGATACAAAATAAGCAGCTGTCCCAGATTTTTGTAAGTGGTCATATCATTAATCGGGCTTCGGATCGAGAACAACGGCAATGTCACGTCTCCGGCCAGCTTGCGTATCCATAGATTCGGCAATGTGACGCTCTGGCTTTCGAGCGCCATCACGTCGGGAATGTAGGAATGCGTGGCATTCGCCTGATACAGCCTTGTCATGCTGCCCTGCTTGTACACGTAGACATACTGCTTCTCCGCGCTGTACAGCATGATGTTCTCTATATCCGGATCATCGTCAAGCCTCTGCTTGAAATAAGCGACTACGCTGTCCGAATTGGACTGCCCCCCGCCCGCGATCCGATTCATTCGCTTGGCCATATACTCGTTGAACGAGTTCATGAGGAAATAGGAGGTGTCAATGCCCAAAGAACTGTTGCGGTATAAGTCGTTCACATAGGACTGGGCATTCTCGTATTTTTGATTCAGGTGTCGTTCCACCCGCTCCACCGCGCTCCGCTGGATGTCCAGCTCGCTGCGGACGGCCGATTGAAACAAGAAGTAATACATAAGAAACGATAAGGTGACGATGGTAACTACCGCAATCAGGGCGATTAACAGCAGCATTTTGGTAAACATATTATTTTTAATATATTTTAGATATAGCCTTGCGGGAGACATCGGCTTCCCCTTCCTGGTGTAAACGTTGTAACTGCTTAACATATTAAATATAACATCGGCCAACCGTCCTCAACGGATGAAATTTCTACCAAGTTATGAAGGTGTAATTTGCCTATTTTAGACCATTTTGGGGCCGATCTCCCCCCTGTTTCATAGCATGAATCTTGAAGGAGATGGATGATCATGCCTCAATACCGCATTATTGTCGATTTGTCCGACTTTCAGCTGCACCTGCTCGACGGCAACATCGTGGTACGCACGTTCCCGGTTGCCATCGGCAAAATGGCTACGCAATCGCCGCCCGGCAATTACACCATCGTCAACAAACAACCGAATCCCGGCGGTCCTTTCGGGGCTTACTGGTTAGGGTTGTCCAAACCCCACTACGGCATCCATGGCACGAATGACCCTTCATCCATCGGCCGCTCCGTTTCCCATGGCTGCATTCGGATGTATAACGAGGACGTGGTGGAGCTTGCTTCCCTCGTGCCCATCCATACCAGGGTCACCATACGAAACTAATAACATAAACTGGTGATTTCAACTCCCTCCAAATTGGTTAAATACAAATGTTACATGGTACCCGTGTATTTTACCTATTCGTTGTTATGGAGGGATTGCCCATGATGCAGAGCAAATATTTCAGGACATGCTTTGGCATAATCGCACTGCTCTTAATCATCTACCTAGGAGCCGAAATCAGCTTTTTGTTTCGCCCCATCGTCTCCATGTTCAACATGCTGATCGTTCCGGTAGCCATGGCCGGCTTCTTCTATTATCTGCTTAGGCCGATCGTGGACTACCTGGAGCGACGCAAAATCAAACGATCCATCGGCGTCCTGATGCTGTATTTCGTGTTTGCCGGTCTCTGCGCGATCTTTGGCATCGTCGTATGGCCGACGCTCCGTGAACAGATCGAAAACTTCATCAGCAACGCCCCCTTCCTGGTTGAGGGCGTGGAGGAGCAGATCGACCAGCTTCAACAGAATCAATTCTGGTCCCGCTATGTACCAACGGAATCCGAATTGTCTACCTCCCTAACGGAATACATGAACCGGATCATCACCTGGATCAGCAATTCCATCAATAACCTGATTTCCGTTGTATCCGGCGTCGTTGTCATTATCGCTACGATTCCAATCATTTTGTATTACATGCTGAAGGAAGGCAGCAAGCTCCCGCCAAGACTGCTCAGCGTCCTGCCCAGACGATACCGCCGCGACGGCCAGGAGGTGCTGGGCGAGATCGATACGGCACTCAGCAATTTTATTATCGGCAAAGTGATCCTGAATCTTATACTTAGCGTCATGATCTATATCGGATTTTTGATTATCGGACTGCCCTATTCCCTGCTCTTGACGGTGATCTCCTTCTTCTTGAATTTCATCCCGTACATCGGTGCGCTGCTGGCGACCGTTCCTGTCGTCATCATCGGATTTATCGAATCGCCCTCCATCGCGATATGGTCCGTCGTGGTCATTGTCATCGCCCAGCAGATTCAAGATAATATCCTGACGCCCGTTATCTACGGGAAACAGCTGGATATTCACCCGCTGACTACGGTTGTCCTTATTCTTGTAGGCGGCGACTTCTTCGGACTGCTCGGCATCCTGCTGGCCATTCCGGCCTACATGATCATCAAAATTATCGCGGTGCGAATTTACGAGCTGTTCCTCGCCGAAAAAGTAGAGGACGCATGATGGCGCCTCACAGCAAAAAAGGATGTCCCCGCCAACTTTGCGCTGGCTGGTGGGACATCCTTTATTTTAAAAGAATCACGCATTGCCGCGCAGGGATCGAACCACGAAATCATGCTCGTCCTTACGCAATATCATGCCATTCGACAGTGTGACGGTATCCTCATCGTGAGATGTCAGGATGGCCTGGGAAGACACCAGCTGGTTGCCCCTCCATACCATGACGCAGGATCCAAAATAAACGGCATTATCGAATTGAATGGTATGACTCACGACATAACCGATGGAGTTCAGGGCCGGGTAGGAGTTCCTCGGCATAATTCTATGAATGGCTCGAAACGGAATGATAAGCTCGCCCGGGCCTAGAATCACTTTCTCCTGAACGGGATCCCACCCTTTCAGCACACCTTCAACCGTGCTTTTCGCCCCGTCTAGACGCTGAATGACAACATGACGACCGATCCAATGCTTCATGAAGGTCACCTCTCGCGGATTATTCATCTCCATCGTCCGGCGTGTTCGGGATGTCCCAATTCACCGGATCCATACCCTCTTGCATTAAAAAAGCATTCGATGCTGAAAATGGACGGCTGCCGAAGAATCCTTTGTGCGCTGCAAACGGGCTCGGATGACTGGACTCAAGCACCTTGTGACGGCTTCGGTCTATGAAGGAACCTTTTTTCTGTGCATAACTGCCCCATAATATAAACACCATGGGCCTTTCACGTTCATTCAGTTTCGCGATGACCTTATCGGTGAAGGTCTCCCACCCGATGCCTTTATGCGAGTTCGGCTCGCCCTCGCGAACCGTCAGCACGGCATTGAGCAGCAGAACTCCCTGGTCCGCCCATGATTGCAAGGACCCATGATTCGGAGCGGAAATCCCCAGATCCGATGAAAGCTCCTTATGTATATTGCGTAAAGACGGAGGAATCGCAACCCCGGGCGAGACGGAGAAACTCAGTCCCTGCGCCTGCCGGCGACCGTGATAAGGGTCTTGTCCCAAAATAACGACCTTCGTCGATTGGTACGATGTTTGCTGCAGAGCCCGAAATATATCTTCCTTGGGAGGATACACCGTACTGCGCCGGTACTCTTCATCCACCCGTTCCATCAAAGCTTGAAAATAAGGCTTATCCACTTCTCCCTGCAGGATAAGGTCCCAATCATTGTTAAACATCCGCATGTCTCCTCTCCCTCCTCCTCACGCAGGTCAGCATGGAATCAAAAAAGAAATGCGATCACTTTAATCGGGACGCGGCATCTTCCGCTTCGGTCCGCAGGAACAACGCCCGCTGATGAATTTGCGTCGATTTAAAAAATAAGCCGGCACCCATACGGGGGCCGACTTATTTTGCATCATACCAGACGCTGTTATAATGCCGAGGACGGGGGTCGAACCCGTACGGTAGTCACCTACCGCAGGATTTTAAGTCCTGTGCGTCTGCCAATTCCGCCACCCCGGCATATTGTATCCGCGCATGTTCCTAGCGTCGTTCACGTTCACTTGAAAAGCCCGAAGGTACGCGTGGAATTCGCAATATTTTGCGAGATCATCCCGAAATCTAGGTGTGCACATTTCGTCTTAGCGACAAAATCGATAATACCATGTACAACCATATGATGTCAATATATGAAACTCATAATTTTTCGCATCACCCCGGGCCAAGCATTCATCTCGATGAACTAGCGCCATCGCTCTGCTTGTAAGTACCGACAGCAAATCAAGGGCCTCCTTCGCAATCGGCGCGCTTGCTTTCCCCGCTGGAGCTTCCTATAGAATAATTTCTCGGTTACCGTGCATCCTAAATGAAGCTCGCGTGCTTACATGCGGAGACTAGAACAACAGAAGAAAAGGAAACCCATCGACATGAAAAAACGAACATGCTCAGCCTTCTCATTGCTTGCCCTTGCGCTGATTCTTGGTTATCCCGGCCATGTGCATGCGGAGCACGTGCCTTCCGCCTCCAAAGGCAGAGATTATTATGAGGAGCGCGGCGAGATCGTGTGGGAAGTGCCCACGCAGAACAAGGTGATCGCCCTCACTTTTGACGACGGCCCGGACGAGCATAATACCGTTCAAATTCTGGATCTGTTAAAGCGGTATGACGCTAAAGCCACCTTCTTCGTTGTAGGCAGCCGGGTGGAGAAACACCCCGACATCGTCGCGCGTGAACTGCAGGAAGGACATGAAATCGGCAACCACTCCTATACGCATCCGCCCTTTCACAATATTAACGTCACGAAGTTATCAAGTGAACTGAATCAAACGCAGGATGCGATCTATCAAGCCACCGGCATGAAGACCGTACTGTTCCGCCCGCCAGGGGGCAGCTATAATGAAGCCATTGTGAGTACGAGCAAGGATTTGGGCATGCTGACCGTATTGTGGTCATGGCACCAGGATACCCTCGACTGGCGAAAGCCCGGGGTCAACCGCATCGTCCGAAAGGTTCTGGATAACGCCCGTAACGGCGACATCGTACTTATGCACGATTTTGTACCCAGCAGTACGCAGACGGTTGAAGCCCTCAAGGTGATTTTGCCGGAGCTGCAAAAAAGAGGTTATTCATTTGTTACCGTATCCGAGCTGATGTCCTACCATGAGAAATCACGCAAGTTCATCGAAGTCAACCATTAATAAGCCGTTCGCATGTAAGACAATGACCGCTGCCTTTTGGAGGTAACGGTTATTTTTTTAGGACAGGCTTCGATCCCGGAGCGCCGGATAGAATTTTCTCTTGAATATTTTAAACCCATTTGTTAAGATACAGAACGAACGTTCAGTATATACAATTTTGACGATAGCCTAGGGGATAAGGGGGTGCATGCGTGAACAAAAAACAACAGCAAACCGAAGATACCAAGCGACGCATTGCCGAAGCCGCCAAGGCGCTATTTATGCAGAAGGGATACAAATCAACGTCGATCGAGGAAATCGTCGAAGCCACCGGCAGCAGCAAAGGGAATATCTATTATCACTTTAAAAGCAAGGAAGGGCTGTTTCTGTATTTGATCGAGGAATGGGACCTCGAGTGGGAACAGAAATGGAGCAGTAAGGAGCAGCAATACACCACAACCGTTGATAAATTGTACGGAATTGCCGACCAACTGGTGTTTGATGATCTGAACCACCCCTTCTCCAAAGCTCTGGACGAATTCATGAACAACAATGGAGACGTGTCCGAGGAAGTAGAGCAGCGAATCGTCCGGATTATCCGAAGCCACCTGGAATTCAATCAGAAGTTGCTGCAGCAAGGGATTGATCAAGGGGAGTTTGAGAATCATAACGTGGAGCAGCTCTCCCTCATTTTTGAAAGCCTCATCGTAGGCTTAAGCCAGATGTCCCGCATCACGAAGGTAAAAAATCCGCTTGCCCTTTATCATACGGCCATTCAAGTATTCCTGCACGGCATCGAAAAGAAATCGTAAACGCCCCGTTCTCTTTTTTATGCTCTATTATAAACCGAACGTTCAGTATATAAAGAAAACCGTACAACATCATTAATCGTTTTTATCTTTGGAGGAATCATCATGTCATTACTATTGCGAAACAATGGAGCCATTCTGCTCCTCATGTTCAATATATTCTTAGTTTTCACCGGCATCGGGCTTGTCATCCCCATTATGCCTACCTATATGACGGAGCTGCATATCAGCGGAAGCACCGTGGGCATGCTGGTTGCCGCCTTTTCATTAACGCAGCTGCTATTCTCGCCGCTTGCGGGAAGATTGTCCGATACCATGGGCCGCAAAAAAATCATCATCTCCGGCATGATTGTATTCGCCATATCGGAATGGTTATTCGGAGCGGCCAGCACGCCGACGCTGCTGTTCGCGGCAAGAATGCTGGGCGGCATCGGCGCCGCCCTCATCATGCCCGCCGTCATGGCCTATACGGCAGACGTCACTTCCAATGAGGAACGTGCCCGGGGGATGGGATTCATTAATGCAGCGATTACGACAGGCTTCATTATCGGACCCGGCATCGGGGGTTTCATTGCCGAGTTTGGCATTCGTGTTCCTTTCTACGCCGCAGCCGTAGCCGGGGGCATTGCCGCTCTGGTGACGCTGCTGCTGCTTCCGGAATCATCCGCCAAGCAAGAAGCACCTACCGTGCTGGGACGGAAACAGGAGAGCCTGGCAGTCCAGCTGGTCCGTTCGTTCAGGGAGCCGTATTTCCTTAGTCTGATCATCGTATTTGTTCTGTCGTTCGGTCTTGCCAATTATGAAACGGTGTTCGGCCTGTTCGTGGATCATAAATTCGGATTCACCCCTAAAGATATCGCCATGATCATTACGTTTGGCTCCATTGCGGGCGCTGTCGTGCAGGCAACGATATTCGGCTGGATCCTGAACCGGTTCGGCGAGAAAAGAGTCATTACGCTCAGCTTGCTCACAGCGGGAATCTGCATTCTGTTAACGCTGTTTGTGCATAAATATTGGCTAATCTTCCTTGTGACGTTCCTTGTCTTCCTGTCGATCGACATCCTGCGTCCTGCCATCGGCACGCAAATGTCCAAGCTGGCAAAGGATCAGCAAGGCTACGTCGCCGGCCTGAACTCGGCTTATACCAGTCTGGGGAACATTGCGGGGCCCCTTGTCGCAGGTTATCTGTTTGATTTGGACATCAACTTCCCATACATCTCTGCATCGATCGTCCTCATCCTCTGCTTTTTCTTGGCCATGCGTGCCGGCAGAGCCTGGGCTGCTACGGAAGCTGTCACGAATGAGCGGTAATCATACGCTGAAACAACATACTCTCTCGTCTTAGACAATGACAGAACAAGACCCTGCCGGAAACTTCCGGCAGGGTCTTTAGGTTTCGTTGTTATGTATTAATAAGCCACCAGGACAATAATCGCCAATAAAGCCACAAGCGCAAACAATAGGGCCCATCCCAGTTCAAAACGTCTTTTTTCCTGATATGCCTTAAAAGCCTTCCTTGACTCGAATACGAATACGATCACTAAGAAGGCAAGCAACACGGGCAATCCCCAGGACTGATTCAATACCCACTCTGACACCTTGATCCCCCATCCTATGTACGAAAATGAGCTGCATCCCACCAGCCTCGGCGTTTGGAAGTACATGTCCCTAACGACTCCATTAAAATGTACCGTAAGTTGTTCCCGATTACAAATCTCGCTGATCGGGTCTTCTGGTGGATCTTTTAGGCTCCTCTGGATTTGAGCCTCACTTGAATCATGATCATATTGCTGAGTTAAGCACAGTTGTCAGAGCAAATTAATATTCTGAATTAGTTCATTTCCAAAAGGAGTGCTTTAATGGAGAAAAAATCAACTTATGATTACATCGTTGTAGGCACAGGTCCGGCCGGGGCCGTGATTGCGAAGACACTTACTGACGACATGCGAACCTCCGTGCTTGTTTTAGAATCGGGCGGAAACCATGACAAAGACAAACCGATTAAGGATTCAGCCTTTGCACTTGAATTGGAAGAAAGTTTCTTTCCGAATTACTTTTGGCAGGGAGAAGGCATCCCCCAAGAGGAACTTGATGAACGCGCATTCGAATGGACAACAGGTCGACTCTCGGGAGGCGGTTCTTCAATCAACGGAGAACAATATGTAAGACCGACATCCGCCGTGCTCCGAAAGTGGGAACGGCTGCTTGGACCTCTCTGGTCACCTGATAAAGCGATTCGACGTTTCAAATCATTGGAGAATTATAACGGAGAAACCACAGATATCAATGCACACGGGTATCGAGGAAGAATTAACATCCGGCAAGCACCCGAAACTCCAACGCCGATGGCTCACAAGCTGACAACTGCGATCGAGCGGGCAACAGGTTATCCGACCATTCTTGACTATAATGATCCGAATACTCCCATGGGACCGTTCACCCGTTGGCAATTATACCAACAGCCTGATGGCCGTAGGGAGAGCTCCTCCACAGCCTTCCTGTCTCGCGATATTATGACGGCAACTGGTCGGGGAGTGAATAACAGAAAACTAACTGTGAAGTTTCGAACAACGGTTCTCCGTATTCTTTTCTCCGGTAAGCGGGCCATTGGCGTTGAATATTTGAAGGATGGCAAGTGCTGCTATGCGTATTCCCGCAAAAAGGTTATTATTTCGGCGGGGATCAACAGCCCTCAGTTGTTGATGTTGTCAGGAATCGGACCCGCCAAAATGCTGAAAAAGGCTGGAATCCCTGTCATCTTCGACAATCCAAACGTAGGGCAAAGGTTAAAAAACCATACGTTAAATTTCGCAGTATTTGCTACCAATTCACAAGATCGTCCCCTCCCTCCCTTAGACCCCAACGCACTGTATACGGGAGGAGCTTTCTTGCCAGATCCATCTGGCATCGATCCGGATGAGCGGGCTGTTCAACTCGTTGGCATTGGATCCGATGGAGAATTGACCATAGCGATTCTGTACTTGCGACCCAAGAGCAATGGGACGATCCGCATACAAAGCAAAGATCCGCTGAATATCGTATTGGCAGATGAGGGATTTCTCTCAAATCCAGACGACATGGAGGCGGTAAAAAGAATTTATAGAACGTATATCAAAGATATTGCCATAGAGTTGGAACAGATTGATTCTTCATATCGTCTCTTATCCCCTACATTTGATATTATCGATGACGATGACAGGCTTGAAGAATTTATTAAGGAAAATTTCGATCACAATCACCATCAGCAAGGATTTCTGCGGATGGCTCCTTTATCCGCAGGAGGAGTCGTTAACCGTAAAGGAAAGGTTCACGGGGTTCAAGATTTGATCGTTGCCGATGCGTCCTTAGTTCCATATACAGTCGACGGAAACACCTCTTCTGCTGCATATCTTATCGGCTACACCATCGCAAAGCAATTAAGTAAACGCAAAAAAAAGCAACGACCACATCCGGAATCGGGGGAAGAATGAAAACTTCCCCTCGCTTCCGTTATGATGGAATGCTAATATCGCGAAAGCAGCTCAATGCCGCGCTCGACGGGCCGCTACTCAGCCGGTGGATACTTTGAGCTACTACCGGACTAATCTTCTAGTTCAATCTCGATACGGGCAAGGACACCAGCTGGATTATCTCCGCTTCTGTTTGCATTTGACGGGAAGTTAAAAGCGGCGATCACGATATCGTTTGTACCTCTCCGAAGGAAGCGTCTGATATTAAAAGTTCTTCCCGGGTTAAAGAATGAAACGTTGCCCTGCGGGTTGTCGATAACGACCGACCGTCCATTGATTAAAACGATGGCAAAGTTATCCACGGACAGGAATAAGCTAGCTCTCTCAATATCGTCTCTAATCGTAAATCTTCTGGCGACCACAGCAGCAGGACCGTTAGGATCATTTCTTCCCCAAACGTACGATTCACCGGCTTGCGGCGCCACCCACGCCGGATTTCGCTCGATTTCTAGTGCATTTACCCAATTTCGATTCGTACTTATTCTTCTGGTTCGTTGACTAATAACAACCGGATTTTGTGCACTCAATGATCTCTGTGCGGCAATCACCGTTCTCATTGCCTTTGCAACGCTACCCGCCCATATTCCGCTATGTCTTCTAGGCGTTTGCAGTTGTTTGACCGTATTTTTTGCCTTTCCTGATACTGTGCTTCTGTGCATTTGTGCTTCCTCCTTTTTATCAACGAAATCCTTAACATATATATGAGTCCATTGAATTAATGGATATGGACAATAGATTAGTCAAAATCACTCAATTTTCTCAAATGAAAATATCCTCCGGCTTATAGCACCCAGCGTATGAACCATAATCTTATACCGTTTATGACCTGTTGGCATTTGTCACATTTTTTTTCAGTTCCTAAGACGACCACACTAATCTCTACGGTGTCGTTGTTTAATGTTCAGTTTATGTACAATGAAAATGCTAAAAACGGGGACGGAAAGTTGCCGTCCCCGTTTATCGTAATTGGGGATACCACATGGGTGCAGTATCGTAATTTGATGAATTAAATTAAATCAATGAATGCTTCATTAAGGAGCTTCATTAAATCCAAAACGTTCCCAAGATAATAACCAAGAGAATAAATAAAACCAGAACAGTTCCTACTGGATTACCGTATCCGTTGTAACCACCTTTTTCGCAGCTCACCGATTTAACCTCCTTGCTTTGTGGAATGGTACAGTTTATGTACATAGACGGTCTTAGTCTGGACATTTCGGCAATCATGATCAGATTGTGCTAATGTTAAGGGTATTCCCCATACTTTCAGTGTCTTCAGGCGTCTGCCAAACCGTCCTATAAACAGCAAAAAACCCTTGCATCGCAAGGGTTTTAGCTTCTCCTATTATATAGATTCCGGCTGTATGTGATGCGTCGTTACTCTACATCAACGGGATGCTGTATTTTATCCCGATAAAGATCGATGTACAGCTGACCGTCGGTTCCTTTCACTGCATAAAAAACATCTGCAATTTCTTTGTTCCGGACTTTTAATTTTTCTTTAATCCACTCTGGGGATAGATCATTGATTTTTAGATTATTTTCTAATAGTTGTCCATCCATGATAAGCTCAATCGGAAACTGCTGAT
Proteins encoded:
- a CDS encoding YjcZ family sporulation protein, yielding MSCEKGGYNGYGNPVGTVLVLFILLVIILGTFWI
- a CDS encoding MFS transporter yields the protein MSLLLRNNGAILLLMFNIFLVFTGIGLVIPIMPTYMTELHISGSTVGMLVAAFSLTQLLFSPLAGRLSDTMGRKKIIISGMIVFAISEWLFGAASTPTLLFAARMLGGIGAALIMPAVMAYTADVTSNEERARGMGFINAAITTGFIIGPGIGGFIAEFGIRVPFYAAAVAGGIAALVTLLLLPESSAKQEAPTVLGRKQESLAVQLVRSFREPYFLSLIIVFVLSFGLANYETVFGLFVDHKFGFTPKDIAMIITFGSIAGAVVQATIFGWILNRFGEKRVITLSLLTAGICILLTLFVHKYWLIFLVTFLVFLSIDILRPAIGTQMSKLAKDQQGYVAGLNSAYTSLGNIAGPLVAGYLFDLDINFPYISASIVLILCFFLAMRAGRAWAATEAVTNER
- a CDS encoding GMC family oxidoreductase; its protein translation is MEKKSTYDYIVVGTGPAGAVIAKTLTDDMRTSVLVLESGGNHDKDKPIKDSAFALELEESFFPNYFWQGEGIPQEELDERAFEWTTGRLSGGGSSINGEQYVRPTSAVLRKWERLLGPLWSPDKAIRRFKSLENYNGETTDINAHGYRGRINIRQAPETPTPMAHKLTTAIERATGYPTILDYNDPNTPMGPFTRWQLYQQPDGRRESSSTAFLSRDIMTATGRGVNNRKLTVKFRTTVLRILFSGKRAIGVEYLKDGKCCYAYSRKKVIISAGINSPQLLMLSGIGPAKMLKKAGIPVIFDNPNVGQRLKNHTLNFAVFATNSQDRPLPPLDPNALYTGGAFLPDPSGIDPDERAVQLVGIGSDGELTIAILYLRPKSNGTIRIQSKDPLNIVLADEGFLSNPDDMEAVKRIYRTYIKDIAIELEQIDSSYRLLSPTFDIIDDDDRLEEFIKENFDHNHHQQGFLRMAPLSAGGVVNRKGKVHGVQDLIVADASLVPYTVDGNTSSAAYLIGYTIAKQLSKRKKKQRPHPESGEE